Part of the Natronobacterium gregoryi SP2 genome, GGTCTGGACGATCGCGGACCCACAGGAGTGGCCCCAACAACGCACCTTCTACGACGAGCGGGTGACCTTCGCCTCCTGGTCGCCCGAACGGCCCGAACTGATCTTCGGGATGGACGACGGTGGCAACGAACGCGCTCAACTCTACCGACTCGACGCCGAGACTGGCGAGATAGAGAACGTGACGGCGATGCCGGACGCCAAACACCGCTGGGGCGGCTGGAGCCACGACGGTGAGCAGTTCGCGTTCGCTTCGAACCGCCGTGACGAGGCCGTCTTCGACATCTACGTCCAGGATCGTGATGCGACTGGAGACGCGGCAAAACTCGTCTACGAGGGCGACGGCTGGCTCTCACTCGCCGGCTGGAGCCCCGACGACTCCCGCCTGCTGGTCTCGCAGGCCTACTCGAACTTCGACCAGGACCTCTACGTCCTCGACCTCGAGACGGAGGAAATCGAGCATCTCACGCCCCACGAGGGCGACGTCCGCTACAGCAGCGCGAGCTGGGCACCCGACGGCGACGGACTCTACCTCGTTACCGACGAGGGTGACGCAGATACGCTGTATCTCGCCTACATGGATCTCGAGGGCGGAGAACTCGAGACGGTCACTCGGGGCGAGGGGTGGAACGTCGACGGGATCGCTTTGGACGACGAGACCGGGCGCTTCGTCTACTCGCGAAACGTCGAGGGGTACACCGAGCTGACCGTCGGCGAATTCGATGCCGACGAGCCGACCGAGTTCGAGAGGTTCCCCGAACCCGACCTACCAGGCGGCGTCTCCGGCGGCATTAGCTTTGACCCCGCCGCTGACCGGTTCGCGCTGTCGACGACCGGCGACACCGTGAACACGAACGTCTTCGTGGTCGACGTCGAGTCCGGGGAAGCAAAGCGCTGGACGCGAGCCCCGACTGCGGGGATTCCACCGGAGACGTTCGACGAGTCCGATCTCGTCCACGTCGAGAGCTTCGACGAACTGGAGGTGCCCGGTTTCCTCACCCTGCCGGACGGCTACGAAGCGGGGAACACACCCGTCGTCGTCGACATCCACGGCGGCCCCGAGAGCCAGCGCCGGCCGTCGTTCTCGAGCGTCAAGCAGTACTTCCTCGATCGAGGATACGCGTACTTCGAACCCAACGTCCGGGGATCGGCCGGGTACGGTGCCGACTACGCTGCACTAGACGACGTCGAGAAGCGCATGGACTCGGTCGCAGACATCGAGGCCTGCGTCGAGTGGCTGCAAGACCACCCTGCGATCGACCCGGACCGTATCGCCGCCAAAGGGGGGTCCTACGGCGGCTTCATGGTGCTTGCCGCGCTGACGGAGTACCCCCATCTCTGGGCGGCTGGGATCGACGTCGTCGGCATCGCCAACTTCGTCACGTTCCTCGAGAACACGGGCGACTGGCGACGCGAACTCCGCGAAGCCGAGTACGGGAGTCTCGAGGCCGACCGCGAGTTCCTGGAAGACATTTCGCCGATCAACAACGTCGAGCGGATCGAGGCACCGCTTTTCGTCCTCCACGGCGAGAACGATCCCCGCGTGCCCGTCGGTGAGGCCGAACAGATCGCCGACCAGGCCGCCAAACAGGGCGTCCCGGTCCGAAAGTTGATATTCGAAGACGAGGGCCACGGCTTCTCGAAACTCGAGAACCGCATCGAGGCCTACACCGAAATCGCGGACTTCCTCGACGAACACGTCTGAGACGGATTGTTGTCCCGAGTATCGGTACGACCGCGACCCGAAACGCTTGCAGCGAAACTGACAGGCAGTAAACCGTGACCAGTGACAGCAACCGGCCACACTCGAGGTGATCGGTCAGTTCACCACTCGATTTCGTACTCGCACATCTCGTCGGAGTCGACACGACCGGTCGTCGTGCTCTCGACGAGGTTGGGGAACTGTCCGCCGAACCGTTCGACCGTTCCCATAACGATCCCTTTCGAAAACTCACGGGGGTACGGACTCTCGAACGCGATTGTTCCGCCGTCGTCCGTCCCCTCGAATTCGAACTCGCCGACTCTGCCGCGGTGACAGCTTTGCAGTCCGTTCGGAAGATTCCGGAGGGCTTCGGCCGGTGTTTCGGACTCGTCACGCCACTCGAGTTGTTTCGCAACTGCGGCCCCGAGTTGCCTGACGGTCGGCTCGCCGGCCCTGTCCTCGATCAGTTCCAGGGTGCGTGCGAATTCTGTGACCGGGTACCAGTCGTTCTCGTCGAATTCGTCGATCCCCTTTTCCGCCAGTTCCTCTCGAACGCGGTCTCGAAAGACGGTCATCAGATTGTCGACCGTCGCGTCGACCGTCTGCCCACTTACTCTCGCGTGTTGTCCTTTCATCGCCCGTCACCCCCAACCGATCCAACGGGCGACGACGCGCCCGGTTCCCCCGTTTCGATCGGTGCGTCCTCCAGTTGACTCCACTCGGTCCAGGAGCCGTCGTAGTTGGTCGCATCGACACCGAGTAACTCGTGCAAAACGAACCAGGTAACCGACGCTCGTTCACCGATCCGACAGTAAGCGACCGCACTGTCGTCCTCGTCGACGTCGTACACCTCGCGGAGTTGCTCTTTGGACTTGAACGAGCCGTCGGGACGAACCGCTTTGGCCCACGGAACGTTTTCGGCACCGGGGATGTGTCCCTCGGAATCCGTCGTTTTCGGAATCTCGGGTGGTGGACTTCCGCCACGGTACTCCTGTGGGTTGCGAACGTCGATTATCGGCTGCTCGGTCTCGAGAGCGCGTTTGACGTCTGCTTCGTACGCTCGAATCGTCTCGTCGGTTTCGTCGACGGTGTACTCACCGGGCGTGACCGACGGAACCGCCGTCGTCCACTCGTAGTCGTGCCAGTTCCAGTAGTGACGACCGCCGTCCATCAACCGGACGTCGTCGTGTCCGTAGTACTTACAGACCCAGTAGACGTGTGCCGCAAACCAGTTTGCCTCGTCGCCATAGAGGACGAGCGTCGTGTCGTTCGTGACGCCACACGCTTCCATTACCGCTTCGAAGGCGTCGGCGTCGACGATGTCCCGGCCGAGTTCGCCAGCGACGTCGTTTTCCCAGTCGACGCTGATCGCACCCGGAATGTGTCCTCGGTCGTATCGACTCGTGTCGATATCGACCTCGAGGAGCCTGTAGGCTGGATCGTCGCGCTCGAACGCCGACAACGTCTCGCTGACCCATTCGGGATCTGCGAGTGGGTCCTGATTCGGTTTCATTGCGAAGCATGCGTTGAGACTGGCTGCCATTAGTTGCTCCGCGGGAGTCTCAGATACCGAGAACGGGCCTGTATATTACAGGAACGGTCTCCGGTAGCGTCACGACGCCGTTCGAACTCCGCTTTTCTCTCACAACTGCGCGTCTCCAGTCGCGTGTAGTAGTTAGTGAGTTGTAATATCCAGCTCTAGGACTGCCGTACGTCGTCGCCGGGACGACACGATCCACGCGTGCAGACACCGGTGAACCGGTACAGCATCTCGTTTTAGCCGATCACTCCAGTCTTCGTCGCGACGTCTCGAGCGGCTTCTTCGTTCATGCCATCACCGAGGATCGTGTAGCGGTCGCGTATCTCGTGACAGGTCGTCAGCGCCTCGAGCACGGTTTCGTCGTCGATCCCGAGTTCGTCGGCAGTCGTCGGCGCGTCGATGCTGTCGAGAGCGTCTCGGATGTCGACCCAGAATCCTCGTTCTCCGCCGTGGAGGTAGGCGGTCATGATCGAGCCGACGCCGACCTGATGGCCGTGGAGCGCCACGTTCGGTTCCAGCCGATCTAACTGGTGGGAGAAGAGGTGTTCCGCGCCACTGGCGGGCCGCGAAGAGCCCGCGATGCTCATCGCGACGCCGGAAGACATCAGCGCCTTGGTGACGACCCAGGACGACTCCTCGAGACCGGGCCGGATAAGGTCGGCGTTGTCGACCAGGATCTCGGCGGTCATTTCCGAGAGTGCGGCCGCGTACTCGGAGTGTTCGACGTTTTTGAGCCGTCTGGCGAGTCGCCAGTCCATGACGGCAGTGTAGTTCGAGATGATGTCGGCACAGCCGGCGGTCGTCAGCTCCCAGGGTGCCTCGGCGAGGACGGCCGTGTCGGCGACGACGGCCAGCGGCGGTTCGGCCGCGACGCTGTGGCGAGTGTCACCGTCGGGGACCGAGCCACGGTTGCTGACGATCCCGTCGTGGCTGGCGGCCGTCGGAATCGAAAGAAAGCCCATCGAGAGGTGGTGGCTCGCCATCTTCGCGATGTCGATCGCCTTCCCGCCGCCGATGCCGACGAGGTAGGATGCGTCTTCGGCTTCGGCGACCTCGATGACCGTCTCGACCGAGTCGAAGGTTGCGGACTCGATCGTGACGACGGCGGGATCGATCCCCGCGGCCTCGAAGTCTGCGGCGATCGGCTCTGCGGCGACCTCGCGTGGGGTTGGACTGGTGACGAACAGCGGCCGG contains:
- a CDS encoding S9 family peptidase, which produces MSYELERYLNIRSAYGASFGPDGERLSFLLDTTGTSQVWTIADPQEWPQQRTFYDERVTFASWSPERPELIFGMDDGGNERAQLYRLDAETGEIENVTAMPDAKHRWGGWSHDGEQFAFASNRRDEAVFDIYVQDRDATGDAAKLVYEGDGWLSLAGWSPDDSRLLVSQAYSNFDQDLYVLDLETEEIEHLTPHEGDVRYSSASWAPDGDGLYLVTDEGDADTLYLAYMDLEGGELETVTRGEGWNVDGIALDDETGRFVYSRNVEGYTELTVGEFDADEPTEFERFPEPDLPGGVSGGISFDPAADRFALSTTGDTVNTNVFVVDVESGEAKRWTRAPTAGIPPETFDESDLVHVESFDELEVPGFLTLPDGYEAGNTPVVVDIHGGPESQRRPSFSSVKQYFLDRGYAYFEPNVRGSAGYGADYAALDDVEKRMDSVADIEACVEWLQDHPAIDPDRIAAKGGSYGGFMVLAALTEYPHLWAAGIDVVGIANFVTFLENTGDWRRELREAEYGSLEADREFLEDISPINNVERIEAPLFVLHGENDPRVPVGEAEQIADQAAKQGVPVRKLIFEDEGHGFSKLENRIEAYTEIADFLDEHV
- a CDS encoding sulfurtransferase, which codes for MKPNQDPLADPEWVSETLSAFERDDPAYRLLEVDIDTSRYDRGHIPGAISVDWENDVAGELGRDIVDADAFEAVMEACGVTNDTTLVLYGDEANWFAAHVYWVCKYYGHDDVRLMDGGRHYWNWHDYEWTTAVPSVTPGEYTVDETDETIRAYEADVKRALETEQPIIDVRNPQEYRGGSPPPEIPKTTDSEGHIPGAENVPWAKAVRPDGSFKSKEQLREVYDVDEDDSAVAYCRIGERASVTWFVLHELLGVDATNYDGSWTEWSQLEDAPIETGEPGASSPVGSVGGDGR
- a CDS encoding NAD(P)-dependent glycerol-1-phosphate dehydrogenase: MFQKSKWIRLPRNVAVGHGVLDEVVEIVDDLHLQGRPLFVTSPTPREVAAEPIAADFEAAGIDPAVVTIESATFDSVETVIEVAEAEDASYLVGIGGGKAIDIAKMASHHLSMGFLSIPTAASHDGIVSNRGSVPDGDTRHSVAAEPPLAVVADTAVLAEAPWELTTAGCADIISNYTAVMDWRLARRLKNVEHSEYAAALSEMTAEILVDNADLIRPGLEESSWVVTKALMSSGVAMSIAGSSRPASGAEHLFSHQLDRLEPNVALHGHQVGVGSIMTAYLHGGERGFWVDIRDALDSIDAPTTADELGIDDETVLEALTTCHEIRDRYTILGDGMNEEAARDVATKTGVIG